The Carassius auratus strain Wakin chromosome 5, ASM336829v1, whole genome shotgun sequence genome includes a window with the following:
- the rtn4r gene encoding reticulon-4 receptor has product MKALIVEGGRLLCLVLWLNLVPMMNGCPAKCVCYSEPRPTVACQQQGLFSIPTEIPVRSQRIFLQSNKLTVVRSTSFSSVHNLTVLWMYSNNISHIEAGAFYGLEKLEELDIGDNSNLRIISPTAFRGLTKLHTLHLHRCGLSELPVGVFRGLFSLQYLYLQDNNLLALHEDTFLDLANLTHLFLHNNKIKVVTDHMLRGLTNLDRLLLHQNRIIHVQQRAFNDLGKLTTLFLFFNNLTMLTGEAMNPLVSLQYLRLNGNQWICDCRARPLWDWFKHFKGSSSELECHLPTSLTGKDLKRLKSDDLEGCVDSPSQVQTSIFNTKARSGKFHSLDDPLGESIPRCCLSDNDKSSIISSNSLPDPSSYNSRQITNNPLKEKENISKTKIREVERAKNDTRNKQSLNDGPLGTMSNNLDQSLDKIDSDLLDNMEPSIAPTRKKKKCSKKPKSDQHCLKAHGSTVQVLAVLFLPLLWLSLALS; this is encoded by the coding sequence GTGGTCGCCTCCTCTGCCTGGTGTTATGGCTTAACCTGGTGCCGATGATGAACGGCTGCCCAGCAAAGTGTGTGTGCTACAGTGAGCCGAGGCCAACTGTGGCCTGTCAACAGCAGGGTCTGTTTTCCATTCCCACAGAGATCCCTGTCCGAAGCCAGCGAATATTCCTCCAGAGCAACAAACTGACAGTGGTCCGATCCACCAGCTTTAGTTCAGTGCATAACCTCACCGTCTTGTGGATGTACTCGAATAACATCAGCCATATTGAGGCGGGAGCCTTTTACGGGTTGGAAAAACTGGAAGAATTAGACATTGGCGACAACAGCAACCTTCGCATCATCAGTCCCACTGCGTTTCGGGGACTGACCAAGCTGCATACCCTTCACCTGCACAGGTGCGGGCTGTCAGAGCTTCCGGTGGGAGTTTTCAGAGGACTCTTCTCGCTTCAGTATCTCTACCTGCAGGATAATAACCTTCTGGCGCTGCACGAAGACACTTTCCTGGACCTGGCCAACCTAACCCACCTATTCTTACATAACAACAAGATCAAGGTGGTGACCGATCACATGCTGAGAGGTCTCACCAACCTTGACCGTTTGCTCCTGCACCAGAACCGCATCATACATGTGCAACAACGGGCTTTCAATGACCTGGGCAAGCTGACCACCTTGTTTCTCTTTTTCAACAACCTCACAATGTTGACAGGAGAGGCCATGAACCCACTGGTGTCCCTCCAGTACCTGAGGCTCAATGGAAACCAATGGATTTGTGACTGTCGTGCCAGGCCATTGTGGGACTGGTTTAAGCACTTCAAAGGGTCCAGCTCCGAGCTGGAGTGCCACCTTCCGACCTCTCTAACCGGAAAGGACCTTAAGCGACTGAAAAGTGACGATTTGGAGGGATGCGTGGACTCCCCGTCACAGGTTCAAACCAGTATCTTCAACACCAAGGCACGCTCTGGAAAGTTCCACTCGCTCGATGATCCTCTTGGCGAAAGCATTCCCAGGTGTTGTCTTTCGGATAACGACAAATCCTCCATTATCTCCAGTAATTCCCTCCCGGATCCTTCATCGTACAACAGCCGACAGATCACCAACAATCCCCTGAAAGAGAAGGAGAACATCTCCAAGACCAAGATTCGGGAGGTGGAGCGAGCGAAAAACGACACTCGTAATAAGCAGAGTCTAAATGACGGCCCTTTGGGAACCATGTCCAACAACCTCGACCAGAGCTTGGACAAAATCGACTCAGATCTGCTGGACAATATGGAACCTTCTATAGCACcaaccagaaagaaaaaaaagtgctccAAAAAGCCCAAATCAGACCAGCATTGTCTAAAGGCTCATGGATCCACTGTTCAAGTATTGGCCGTTCTCTTTCTCCCCTTGTTATGGCTGTCTCTGGCATTGTCCTAG